A part of Vespa crabro chromosome 20, iyVesCrab1.2, whole genome shotgun sequence genomic DNA contains:
- the LOC124431084 gene encoding putative mediator of RNA polymerase II transcription subunit 26 isoform X1, translated as MTEGSATRMKRNGARIFKNPPQPHMCIRDFIQGTTGPCYVNVLSWDRIAMPCRPSQPVPLWGGMRIPSPRTKAEAVVFAVMANPEVLRINGKNAEDPEKRSSLIELMLDFVEAMNVGLIFLRRYTILKDRDITGELKEVWNAVQARRDREQPPPQQETWIDAQPPVPQYPQYQDQQQQTQKQQQDYTSQQQQPPQYHSSIAYGRAISSDNMHYDGYGYQSQKSVIPPNDQMYQSSQIVSQQYGNVTRIAQDRYNYRERGRDTLVQNIPQQSCPAYPAPQYQFQQLPRQMMPQYVNSNVHPNTNLGYGPPTNTSVNPNMPAAFQSYITNPMYQQRMDNTIHVDIRRMQQQQQQQQQQQQQQQQQQIHINHAQQVPQYEPAGDWQTVNVLRLGRPHMGVIQKNTVSKRQVNSPTHSKQASCTNCHNKSTTENVTKPKSPVKVLQRELSSSGDRQDNTNYYVITDNSKTMRREKVYTEEIRNLRPTNDVTRDNEGKKFNECSSSIESNDTSKKSNDSYTSLSTSNTRKTINSNENNQDNGKQQQDTKDFDLPTVSQMIADQNFSSRCRIIVGRIKHKDNNVDNNRTIWPRFASDQKNDSPKRSQTNVNSIINPGMSNNEETSSIKKKTTNGQQPKGKNAKAYCENDDIQQGYTILKKTETIVQDDVINDIAQISIQDCKDGTEVISPVLS; from the exons ATGACGGAAGGCAGTGCTACAAGAATGAAGAGAAATGGGGCTAGGATCTTCAAAAATCCTCCGCAGCCTCACATGTGTATACGAGATTTTATACAG GGAACAACAGGACCTTGTTATGTTAATGTACTATCCTGGGATAGAATCGCAATGCCATGTAGACCTTCCCAACCTGTGCCACTTTGGGGAGGTATGAGAATACCATCTCCACGTACAAAAGCAGAAGCTGTGGTTTTTGCTGTAATGGCTAATCCAGAGGTGCTACGTATTAACGGGAAGAATGCAGAAGATCCAGAA AAACGTTCGTCCCTAATAGAACTCATGCTGGATTTCGTAGAGGCAATGAACGTAGGGTTAATATTTTTGAGGCGGTACACGATTTTAAAAGATCGTGATATAACCGGTGAATTGAAGGAGGTATGGAATGCGGTTCAGGCTCGGCGGGACCGAGAACAACCACCTCCTCAACAAGAGACTTGGATTGACGCACAACCACCTGTACCACAGTATCCTCAATATCAAGATCAACAACAGCAAACCCAAAAGCAACAACAAGATTATACTTCACAGCAGCAACAACCACCACAATATCATTCTAGTATTGCCTATGGTAGAGCAATAAGCAGCGATAATATGCATTACGATGGTTATGGTTATCAATCGCAAAAATCTGTCATTCCACCGAACGATCAGATGTACCAATCGAGCCAAATAGTATCCCAACAATATGGTAACGTAACGCGAATAGCGCAAGATCGTTACAATTATAGAGAACGTGGTAGAGACACTCTCGTACAGAATATCCCACAACAGAGTTGTCCAGCTTATCCAGCGCCACAGtatcaatttcaacaattacCCAGGCAAATGATGCCACAGTACGTAAACTCTAATGTACATCCAAACACTAATTTAGGATATGGTCCACCAACGAACACCAGTGTCAATCCAAATATGCCAGCTGCGTTTCAATCGTATATAACTAATCCGATGTATCAACAACGAATGGACAATACGATACACGTCGATATTCGTAGAatgcaacagcaacaacaacaacaacaacagcaacaacaacaacaacaacaacaacaaatacACATAAATCATGCGCAACAAGTGCCTCAGTATGAACCAGCGGGAGATTGGCAGACCGTCAACGTATTAAGACTGGGTAGACCGCACATGGGCGTTATTCAAAAGAACACCGTAAGTAAGAGACAAGTGAATTCACCAACTCACAGCAAACAGGCCTCCTGCACGAATTGCCATAACAAATCTACGACTGAGAACGTTACGAAACCGAAGAGTCCGGTTAAGGTATTACAACGGGAATTGTCATCGTCAGGAGATCGACAGGATAATACGAATTATTACGTGATAACGGATAATAGTAAAACAATGAGAAGGGAAAAGGTATACACCGAGGAAATAAGAAACTTGCGACCGACGAACGACGTTACCAGGGAcaatgaaggaaagaaatttaacGAATGTTCTTCGAGCATCGAATCAAACGATACGTCCAAAAAATCTAACGACAGTTATACCTCTTTATCAACATCGAATACACGAAAAACAATTAATTCCAACGAGAACAATCAGGATAATGGGAAACAACAACAGGATACGAAGGACTTTGATCTACCAACTGTTAGTCAAATGATAGCCGATCAAAATTTTAGTTCAAGATGTCGAATAATAGTTGGAAGAATTAAgcataaggataataacgttgataacaaTAGAACGATATGGCCTCGTTTTGCCTCCGATCAAAAGAATGATAGTCCTAAACGATCGCAAACAAACGTTAACAGTATCATTAATCCAGGTATGTCGAATAACGAGGAGACATCttcaattaagaaaaagacTACCAATGGTCAACAGCCGAAGGGCAAAAATGCCAAAGCATATTGTGAAAACGATGATATACAACAGggatatacgatattaaaaaaaaccgAGACAATTGTTCAAGAtgatgttattaacgatattgctCAAATATCTATTCAAGACTGTAAAGACGGCACCGAGGTTATCAGTCCTGTGCTATCGTGA
- the LOC124431084 gene encoding putative uncharacterized protein DDB_G0282129 isoform X2, protein MPCRPSQPVPLWGGMRIPSPRTKAEAVVFAVMANPEVLRINGKNAEDPEKRSSLIELMLDFVEAMNVGLIFLRRYTILKDRDITGELKEVWNAVQARRDREQPPPQQETWIDAQPPVPQYPQYQDQQQQTQKQQQDYTSQQQQPPQYHSSIAYGRAISSDNMHYDGYGYQSQKSVIPPNDQMYQSSQIVSQQYGNVTRIAQDRYNYRERGRDTLVQNIPQQSCPAYPAPQYQFQQLPRQMMPQYVNSNVHPNTNLGYGPPTNTSVNPNMPAAFQSYITNPMYQQRMDNTIHVDIRRMQQQQQQQQQQQQQQQQQQIHINHAQQVPQYEPAGDWQTVNVLRLGRPHMGVIQKNTVSKRQVNSPTHSKQASCTNCHNKSTTENVTKPKSPVKVLQRELSSSGDRQDNTNYYVITDNSKTMRREKVYTEEIRNLRPTNDVTRDNEGKKFNECSSSIESNDTSKKSNDSYTSLSTSNTRKTINSNENNQDNGKQQQDTKDFDLPTVSQMIADQNFSSRCRIIVGRIKHKDNNVDNNRTIWPRFASDQKNDSPKRSQTNVNSIINPGMSNNEETSSIKKKTTNGQQPKGKNAKAYCENDDIQQGYTILKKTETIVQDDVINDIAQISIQDCKDGTEVISPVLS, encoded by the exons ATGCCATGTAGACCTTCCCAACCTGTGCCACTTTGGGGAGGTATGAGAATACCATCTCCACGTACAAAAGCAGAAGCTGTGGTTTTTGCTGTAATGGCTAATCCAGAGGTGCTACGTATTAACGGGAAGAATGCAGAAGATCCAGAA AAACGTTCGTCCCTAATAGAACTCATGCTGGATTTCGTAGAGGCAATGAACGTAGGGTTAATATTTTTGAGGCGGTACACGATTTTAAAAGATCGTGATATAACCGGTGAATTGAAGGAGGTATGGAATGCGGTTCAGGCTCGGCGGGACCGAGAACAACCACCTCCTCAACAAGAGACTTGGATTGACGCACAACCACCTGTACCACAGTATCCTCAATATCAAGATCAACAACAGCAAACCCAAAAGCAACAACAAGATTATACTTCACAGCAGCAACAACCACCACAATATCATTCTAGTATTGCCTATGGTAGAGCAATAAGCAGCGATAATATGCATTACGATGGTTATGGTTATCAATCGCAAAAATCTGTCATTCCACCGAACGATCAGATGTACCAATCGAGCCAAATAGTATCCCAACAATATGGTAACGTAACGCGAATAGCGCAAGATCGTTACAATTATAGAGAACGTGGTAGAGACACTCTCGTACAGAATATCCCACAACAGAGTTGTCCAGCTTATCCAGCGCCACAGtatcaatttcaacaattacCCAGGCAAATGATGCCACAGTACGTAAACTCTAATGTACATCCAAACACTAATTTAGGATATGGTCCACCAACGAACACCAGTGTCAATCCAAATATGCCAGCTGCGTTTCAATCGTATATAACTAATCCGATGTATCAACAACGAATGGACAATACGATACACGTCGATATTCGTAGAatgcaacagcaacaacaacaacaacaacagcaacaacaacaacaacaacaacaacaaatacACATAAATCATGCGCAACAAGTGCCTCAGTATGAACCAGCGGGAGATTGGCAGACCGTCAACGTATTAAGACTGGGTAGACCGCACATGGGCGTTATTCAAAAGAACACCGTAAGTAAGAGACAAGTGAATTCACCAACTCACAGCAAACAGGCCTCCTGCACGAATTGCCATAACAAATCTACGACTGAGAACGTTACGAAACCGAAGAGTCCGGTTAAGGTATTACAACGGGAATTGTCATCGTCAGGAGATCGACAGGATAATACGAATTATTACGTGATAACGGATAATAGTAAAACAATGAGAAGGGAAAAGGTATACACCGAGGAAATAAGAAACTTGCGACCGACGAACGACGTTACCAGGGAcaatgaaggaaagaaatttaacGAATGTTCTTCGAGCATCGAATCAAACGATACGTCCAAAAAATCTAACGACAGTTATACCTCTTTATCAACATCGAATACACGAAAAACAATTAATTCCAACGAGAACAATCAGGATAATGGGAAACAACAACAGGATACGAAGGACTTTGATCTACCAACTGTTAGTCAAATGATAGCCGATCAAAATTTTAGTTCAAGATGTCGAATAATAGTTGGAAGAATTAAgcataaggataataacgttgataacaaTAGAACGATATGGCCTCGTTTTGCCTCCGATCAAAAGAATGATAGTCCTAAACGATCGCAAACAAACGTTAACAGTATCATTAATCCAGGTATGTCGAATAACGAGGAGACATCttcaattaagaaaaagacTACCAATGGTCAACAGCCGAAGGGCAAAAATGCCAAAGCATATTGTGAAAACGATGATATACAACAGggatatacgatattaaaaaaaaccgAGACAATTGTTCAAGAtgatgttattaacgatattgctCAAATATCTATTCAAGACTGTAAAGACGGCACCGAGGTTATCAGTCCTGTGCTATCGTGA